From one Cucurbita pepo subsp. pepo cultivar mu-cu-16 chromosome LG17, ASM280686v2, whole genome shotgun sequence genomic stretch:
- the LOC111778132 gene encoding cytochrome P450 78A3-like: MSLSTEIESLWVFALASKCSPLTQPNVLYSFLFLFLIWFLVCIFHWAHPGGPAWGRHPRCRRNSPLSTTTIPGPRGLPVIGSMTLMTGLAHHRIAAMAKSLGATRLMAFSLANTRVIVTCNPDVAKEILNSSVFVDRPIKESAYSLMFNRAIGFAPYDVYWRTLRRIASQHLFCPKQIKSSEFQRRQIASQMVAIFANNNNNNHTSSHHQVRDTLKRASLNHMMGSVFGQAYNLSDSNNQIEQLKSLVDEGYDLLGLLNWSDHLPFLADLDPQRIRFRCSRLVPKVNRFLNRIIADHRSKSTQQIMDFVDVLLSLQQTENLSDSDIIAVLWEMIFRGTDTVAVLIEWTLARMVVHKEEQEKVQEELDKVVGRSRAVVESDIPSLEYLTAVVKEVLRLHPPGPLLSWARLARSDTVVDGHHVPRGTTAMINMWSIARDPEVWWSPQEFMPERFVGNKCCGVEFSIMGSDLRLAPFGSGRRSCPGKALAWTTVTFWVATLLHEFKWWQNDDVDLCEKLKLSCEMANPLTVKVSRRR, encoded by the exons ATGTCGTTGAGTACTGAAATCGAAAGCCTCTGGGTCTTCGCTTTGGCTTCTAAATGCTCGCCTCTCACCCAACCCAACGTCCTCTACTCCTTCCTCTTCCTATTCCTTATTTGGTTTCTTGTTTGCATTTTCCATTGGGCCCATCCTGGCGGCCCTGCTTGGGGCCGCCACCCACGGTGCCGCCGCAATTCCCCtctctccaccaccaccatcccTGGCCCAAGAGGCCTCCCCGTCATCGGGAGCATGACCCTCATGACTGGACTGGCCCACCACCGAATAGCTGCCATGGCCAAATCCCTAGGTGCCACAAGACTCATGGCCTTCTCACTCGCCAACACTCGCGTGATTGTCACGTGTAACCCGGATGTGGCTAAAGAAATCCTCAACAGCTCGGTCTTTGTGGACCGTCCGATTAAGGAATCTGCTTACTCCTTGATGTTCAATCGCGCCATTGGATTTGCCCCTTATGACGTCTATTGGCGGACACTCCGACGTATTGCTTCACAACATCTCTTCTGTCCTAAACAAATTAAATCCTCCGAATTCCAACGCCGCCAAATCGCTTCCCAAATGGTCGCAATCTTCgctaacaacaacaacaacaaccacaCCTCCTCTCATCACCAAGTTCGTGACACGCTCAAGCGAGCCTCTTTGAACCACATGATGGGCTCAGTCTTCGGCCAGGCTTACAATCTCTCAGACTCAAATAATCAAATCGAGCAGCTCAAGAGCCTCGTCGACGAAGGTTACGATTTATTGGGCCTTCTCAACTGGTCCGACCATCTCCCCTTTTTGGCTGATCTCGACCCACAGAGAATCCGGTTCAGATGCTCCCGGTTGGTCCCTAAAGTGAACCGGTTTCTAAACCGGATCATCGCGGATCACCGGTCCAAATCAACCCAACAAATCATGGATTTTGTCGacgttcttctctctcttcaacaAACCGAAAATCTCTCTGATTCCGATATCATCGCCGTTCTTTGG gaaaTGATATTTAGAGGGACGGACACGGTGGCTGTGTTGATAGAATGGACCCTAGCGAGGATGGTGGTTCATAAGGAGGAGCAAGAGAAAGTACAAGAGGAATTAGATAAAGTGGTTGGTAGATCACGCGCCGTCGTGGAATCCGACATTCCGTCGTTGGAATATCTAACGGCGGTGGTTAAGGAAGTTCTGAGGCTACACCCACCTGGGCCTCTTCTATCATGGGCCCGATTAGCCAGAAGTGACACAGTGGTGGATGGGCATCACGTGCCGCGTGGGACCACTGCAATGATTAACATGTGGTCCATAGCACGAGACCCAGAGGTTTGGTGGAGCCCACAGGAGTTTATGCCTGAGAGGTTTGTGGGGAATAAGTGTTGTGGGGTGGAGTTTTCGATTATGGGTTCGGATCTAAGGTTGGCTCCATTTGGGTCGGGTCGAAGGAGTTGCCCCGGAAAGGCACTCGCGTGGACTACTGTAACCTTTTGGGTAGCTACTCTGTTGCATGAGTTTAAATGGTGGCAAAACGACGACGTTGACTTGTGTGAGAAACTCAAGCTGTCTTGTGAGATGGCGAATCCACTGACGGTTAAAGTATCCCGACGGCGgtaa